DNA from Balaenoptera acutorostrata chromosome 14, mBalAcu1.1, whole genome shotgun sequence:
CCTTACAGCCTTCATCAAATTTCTCTCCAAAGGACGGCTGGAACTGCAGAGAGCAAGGCAGGCCCTGCGGACAGAGAGACACAGTGACAGGCACCAAGCAAGCTGTTGTATTTTATCTGGAAAATGTCCTTTGCCAAAACCAGCTGCTGGTCAAACACTGTGCCCATTATCTGAAAACCAGGCCACAGGGAAGTGGGTCCAAAGAGGGTGATGGCTATACTGTTTCTGCCCTTTGGCTCTTGGGACGACTGGATGTGGCACTTTAGAGAAAGGGAACAAGGGGGAAAGGTGATGAGGGTTAAGAGCTCCAGCCCTGGGCTGTTTTAATGTCTCAAGTGAAGGAAGGTCTGTCCAGAGGACGGGGAATTAACCAGCCCTGCTTCCCATGGTGATGTTGGGAACACATGGTCCTGCACAGGGGCTCAGGGGTCTGGGTGCTGGGAGGGGGCCCCAGCCAGGCTGCTGGCAGACCCTCCCTCGTGTTGCAGGCCCCTCCGGGGAGGAAGGCAGGCCAGACAGCCCTGAGGAGGGGGCTTCAGCCTCACACTGGCCATTCCACTCTCCCCCTTCAGTGCCCTCCAGGAGCCTGGAGTGAGAGAAGGCTCTGGCTGTTAGAGCAGTGATCTCTGATGGGCCCTGACCTGAGCCCTCAGTTGAGagcacaggaaaataaaaagatcagcTTATCACCCAATTTATCTGGGaggggaaaagtaaaaataaaaaataaaatgttgagggaattccctagcggtccagtggttaggactcggtgctctcactgctgtgggcccgggttcgatccctggtttaaaaaaaaaaaaaaaaaaaggttgtgctCGTTTGCTTTCATGTTTAAGAACACAGAAAATAGCCACTAAATCCCAcagtaataaataaaatgctcCCATTCTATCGGGCTCAGCCAAAAGCCCCAAATCTCTCATGGTGGGATTGCAAGTCTTAGCAAACCTACCAGGGGGGAGGTTTGCGGAGAGTCGGTGAGCCCATTCAGTGCCCTGGCCCACCAGAGCCTGTCAGGATCTCTgatcctcctcccctgccctcggCCAAAGTCCCCGGCCCTCCCAGACCTAATTCCCTGAGACCCAGACTCCCCCTGCCACCCTAAGCTTCTCCCAGCTCAGACCACGGTGAGTCGGCAGGCCCTGGTCCTGCACTCCCTGGCCAGGGCCCAGAGGACCCAGGTGCAGTGGGCTGGCCTGCAGACAATGCCTTCCTCTCAGAAGGCCCCGCCCAGATGCCACCTGATGCTCTCAGAGACATTTTTTTGCCTGTGAATGGAACAGCATTCATTAATATGCTTGACAGacacaggtttttttgttttccccatttaagactttttttaatattaaaatctaaaaaaacattttatggaAGCATAAACATACATAATCCAGCTCATCCACTCATGCAACAAGCATGGATTAAACACCCATGTTGGCCCAGGAAAGGCACTTAAGGTAGACACAGTCCCCGCCCTCATGGAGAAAGCTCCGGCACCCAACCTGCCAGGAAGTAGCAAGAAAACCCTCGTGGAATCTGAACCACTGCCTCACCCCTGCTCCGCTCAGGCTCCCCTGGGAAGGGGGTAGGGGCTGTCTGCTCGCGCAGTGCTACAGAGAAAGGCGCCTTAACTAGCCGTCTTTGCCTCTCTGCAGGCCCTGCCATCCCGGTGGGCGTGGACGTGCAGCTGGAGAGCCTGGACAGCATCTCGGAGGTGGACATGGTACGAGGCGCGCTCCGCAGGCAGCGCCGGGGCGGGCTGCTGTGGCCGAGGTCCCTTGGGGGCCTGCGGTGGGTGGGGCCACGCTGGGGCAGGCTGCGTCTGGGGGCGGGGCCAGAGCTGGAGCGGATGAAACCGGGACTTGGAGTTTGGCCCAGGTTTAGTAAAATCCAGAGCCTGGCTTCTGCAGCTTCATGGGTAAAAACTTGGGGGCccggggtgggcggggtgggggtggggggccgggGTGTTAAATGCAGatcccaggccccgccccagacTTCCTGATTCGGTCTCTGGGAGTGAGGCCCAGCCCTCCACGTTCTGAACGCGCCCCTTTAGCGGTGTGAGGGGCCGGACCCGCCACACTTGGAGGAGCGCGGGAGGCGGACGTGTTCTCCTTCAAATTCTGCAGGTCTCTGCGCGCCAGCGCCCGCCGGGAGCACGGCTTCTCCGCTCACTCCTTGGCAGCGCCCAGCAGGCTCAGGCGGGCACCGGAGCGTCTTTGAAGAAGCCTCGTTTCAGCTGAGGCCTGACAGCTGTAGGGAGGGCCAAGCAAGAGCGCGTACGAAGTCTCTGAGGCAGTGTTTGCAAACTGAAAGGGTGGCGGACAAAACGGggaagagaggggctggagaggtgggcCAGTGGGGCGGTGCTCCCCTCCACGGGCGGGCCTCCGGGACAGGCAGGAGGAGCCTGGGTGTGGTTGGCAGAGCAGACGTGGGCCACCGCATGCTTCCTTCCAGCCTTCCTTCACCTGCTCCCGGAACAGGCTCTTCTGGGTAGTTATTTATTCATTGGCGTTCATGTATTAGCTCTGGCTACGCTGTAAGGGCTACACTCTTGGTTTCAGGCACCAGCTATGCAGACGAGGAGACACTTTTTAACAGGATAAGCTTTCAGGCTGAAATTATACTAGACATGCAGCTGCCCatctcctcattcattcatttccccccatttttccattctgcagatatttattgagcatccgcTATTGTGCCTTGCCAGGCACTAAACTAGGGTCTGGAGATTCAGTGGTGGGCAGGAAACAATTCTGCCTTTAAAGATACTACAAGCCTAATGGTAGAAACCCTCCAAAATTGgacacttgggacttccctggcggtccagtggttaagactccatgcttccactgcaggggggcataggtttgagccctggtcagggaactaagatcccgcatgccacgcagtgtggccacaaaaaaaaaaaaaaaaaaaaaaaggcaaaatgggACACTTGACTGTCCAGGTTTCCGGAAGTGTCTGCTAAGTTGAATTGAATGGTTAGCCAATAGGTAAGGAGCCATGCGTGCAAAGGTCTAGGTGAGAGTGCAGGGCTTTGTGGGAATCCAGCCCTGCTGGCCCCAGGGCAGGCGGTGGGCATCAGAGCTGCCATTTTCCTTTGCAAAGCCTGAAGGAGGGACTGTGCTGTCTCTTGGGCTCCAACCTCACGAGGCACAAACATGAGCCATTCTCTTTCCTGTGGCAGCAGCGCCATTGCCTTGGCCATCGTCCCACAGGGCTGCAGAACTCTTTGCTTCAACTCTGGAGGCCGAGCCTGAGGTGTCCGTCACAGTGGTGGACGGAGGGTCGGCTGTCAGGAAGAGAGCTTTGTAAGCCATCCCTGTCTGGTCTCCCCCCCACTCCCACAGGACTTCACCATGACCCTCTACCTGCGGCATTACTGGAAGGATGAGCGGCTGGTCTTCCCCAGCACCAGCAACAAGAGCATGACCTTCGACGGCCGGCTGGTGAAGAAGATCTGGGTCCCCGACGTCTTCTTTGTTCACTCCAAAAGGTCATTCATCCACGACACCACCACGGACAACATCATGCTGAGGGTGTTCCCGGATGGGCAGGTGCTGTACAGCCTGAGGTAACTGTCCACGGGGTCATGGCCTCTGTGTCCAATGGCATCCTAATATGTGTGGACAACGCCAGGGATCGTTTGACTGATTTACCACTGTATCGTCAGAGCTAAACTGTGCTTTTCACAGTAGGTGAGAAAAcagtatttgtggaatgaattagCTAGTCAACTCTTGGtttaaaaaccaccaccaaaaaacccctctttttaaaaaaaaaaaatgtatatgtgtggTCTGTCCCTTTGGCCCCGAAGAGTTTGTCACTGTGTTTGGGTCTGTGGGTCTGAACCTTCTGATGATACTTAGAACTCTCTAAAGGTGAAATGACCACCGTAGTAGGCGCTGACTTCCCTGTCATCGGGAATCTTAAGGTTAGGTTAGGAGACTAATTGAACCTGAATGATCTGAGGGAGACGGTGACCTTCTATGTACCCTCCACCCCTGAGAGCCTATGATTCTAGTTTATTGGTAATAAACATTAGGAAAATAACGATAGCTACTGTTTATTAGGTGCTACTGCAGATTGGCTTCTGGGCTGACTTGAGTGATTACACGGTCTCATCCCACACCTTGTACAGTTCGCCAGAATTCAGTGCTAATAGCCTTGAGtcagggctggggaggcagggcaTAACCTCCGGGCATCTCTGGGGAAGACGAGTCTCTGGATGCGGGCAATGCCCAGAGAAGGGTACAGCCGTGGGCCATGCACAGCTGGCAGCCTCAGGAGCTGGGATCCGGGCAGAGCAAATACCATCATCTACAGAAGACAAAACTCTAAAAGTTAacttagagggacttccctggcagtccagtggttaagactcagtgctcccaatgctggcggcacgggttcgatccctggtcagggcactaaggtcccgcatgctgcaccgcgcggcaaaaaaaaaaaaaaaagagtcctgggTTTCCGAGCTTCTGCAGTAGACATGAAGAGGCAGCTGCCCTTGGTCGTGTCTTTGTCCTCCTTACTCTGGGCAGGTATATGAGCCAGTAACTCACTGCACGAGCCAACATGGTTTTTTGGGTTCTAGGATTACAGTCACCGCCATGTGCAACATGGATTTCAGCCACTTTCCCCTGGACTCCCAGACCTGTTCTTTGGAGCTGGAAAGCTGTAAGTGTCTGTATTCGTAATGGCAAATCTTTGCCTTATTCCCTCTCTGTGCCATTTTAGTAACTATGAGACTGAGTACTGCCTGCCAGGGATAAGACCTATTTAATCCCTGGCTGAGGTAGGATGGCCCTGTTGCTCCTGCCTCAGAAGAAAAGGAGTGAAATTAACTTATTTTCCTCTTCCCAAAGATGCATATACAGATGAAGATCTGATGCTGTACTGGAAGAATGGGGACGAATCCCTGAAAACAGATGAGAAGATCTCCCTGTctcagtttctgattcagaaatTCCACACCACTTCCAGACTGGCCTTCTACAGCAGCACAGGTAGCTAACTTCTGCCGTGGTCGGATTCAAATGGGGAAGAAAACACATTagaattctttttcagtgttAACTTTTTCCCCTTCCAATGAAAATAACTTTTCATTGTTCTAATAATGCCCAGTCCAACAAGACATAAACAGCACTTAAAAGCAGAGGCTTTAAAAGTTGCTGCCCTCTGAACTTCCATGGTCAGAGGTAGTCATTCTGAACAATTCAGCAAACACCCTTGCAGACATCCTGCTTTAATTATGTAATTTTACAAAAGTAGGGTCAGAGTGTACACGCTATTCTGTAACCTGATTCGTTTGACTTAACGATATGGGGAAATGTATTTATTAcctgtttatttatgtatttattactgGATTTACCTATGTATTTATTACCTATATTCAGAGCTATAGATTCATTTCTTATGCATAGTGTGACCTCTTCTTGGACTTTGGGGCCATGTTTGAAGTTTTGAGAGGATCCATTTGTCCGCTCTTCTTGAATCTCACCATCAGCccttgtgttagtttcctagagcCGTCCTAACAGAGTACCACAAGCTGGGTGCTTGAAACGATAGAAATGTGTTCActcacagtgctggaggccagaagcctgagcaccatgctccttctgaaggctctggggaggactccttccttgcctcttacTAGCTCCTGGTGGTTATGGCATCACTCTaacctctgcctctgttgtcacgtggcattctccctgtgaCTCTGGTCTTCCCATGGTGTGTCTCTGTGCATCTATGTCCAAACTTCCCTCTtctttaaggacaccagtcactggattatGGGCCACCGTAACTCAGTATGACCTCGTCTTACTTTGATTACATGTACAGAGACCCGATTTCTCAATAAAGTCACATTCGCAGGTGGTGGGATTTAGGACTTCAACCTACCTTTATACGCTACACAGCTCTGCAATATAGAGCTGCAATACACAGCTCTGCAGCAGCCACGAGACCCTGGAGGACTTCTCACTTCCTTACCCTTTGTCCCAGTGCTGAGAAGCCTAGGCCTGGCTGTGGGAAGCTTTTGGGCTACCGTCTGCCCCTGCATGGCCACCATCTCCCCGCtcgcctgcccccagccccacccttctGTTTGCAACATCAAACACTGGAGAAAAGTGAGTCCCAGCCAAGGTTGCCTTGGTGTCAGGACAGCCCACACCTGCTTTCCCTTTATGCCCATGGTGCTCACCccatccctttcttctcttttgctcTGATGTGCATTGCCacacaattttcttttctcatctgttcTTGGCAAGTTCAAATCAACTCTCTTTCtaaaaccatttttaagggtTCCCGGTATAACTTTTACTATGTGTCACTGTTTTGAGTGCTTTATATGAATTAACTAATTTCTACCCAACAGATCTGTGGTGTAGATCGTAGTAtacccagtttacagatgagaaaactgagactcagagagattagATTTTAGAAAGGAAATGTATTATACTAAGCCAACCAatcattaacttttttctttttggccgcactgtgaggcttgtgggatcttagatccccgatCAGGGTTTGaccccgggccccagcagtgagagcaaggagtcctaaccacgggactgccagggaattccctatttttttttttttttttggatcattaactcttttttctttttaatttatttttggctgtgccggatcttagttgtggcacacgggatctttttgctgcggcgtgcgggctcttcgttgtggtgtgcaggcttctctctggtAGTGGTGcccaggctccagagcatgcaggctcagtagttgtggtgcatgggctctctagttgtggtgtgtgagctcagtagctgcggcacgcaggcttagttgccccgcagcatgtgggatcttagttccctgaccagggatcaaacccacgtcccctgcattggaaggcagattcttaaccactggactgccagggaagtcccttggatcATTAACTTTTAACTTTCTGCTGAAGATGAGTGTGATGACAGGGGAAGAAGGGCCCCCAGGGAAGGAGTTTGGTTTTGCCTCTGCGATGGAACCTCACTGGCTTCTTCCTGTGTCCCCCAGGCTGGTACAACCGTCTCTACATTAACTTCACGTTGCGTCGCCACATCTTCTTCTTCTTGCTGCAGACCTACTTTCCCGCCACCCTGATGGTCATGCTGTCCTGGGTGTCCTTCTGGATCGACCACAGAGCTGTGCCCGCCAGAGTTTCCCTGGGTAAAAGCATTTGATAAGGTGTGATAGggtggttatttatttatttttttcaatcaatCACTATGTAAAGGAGAAGTAAAATCATCATTCAGGGTCCTTAACCGATGGGCTGTCAGAGTCAGAAGGAGCGAACTTTCCTCCTGCTTCTTGCTCTCCATTCACATACTGCCCTCAGTTTCCCAGACTACACTGTGAAAACCACAGGGAGCTCAAACCGCATCAGCTCTGCTCGAATCATTTCAGAAGGATAGCACCTACTTAGGGTGTAGACTTCCACCACTGGCAGTATCAGAGCTCAGTACTTTGATAAATAAGACAATTCGACAAATGCCCAAACTTACTCTGCAAATACAAAAACTTTGTTGGCCTTATTTAGACAGACTGAGAGTTTGGGAGCGGGGCCCATATTTCATGATTTCTGGGAAGGAGAGGGCTGTACTCCCTGGAGCTGTGGTTTAGTCCTTCTCAGACCCTAAATGCCAGAGTAAACATTTGCAATTCATCATTGAGATTTGGACAAAATCAGGTTGGGCACTGAGACATGTGAGGGTTTGACCAGCAAGGCACAGTGAAGAAGAAACCTGTATGACAGGCTTCCAGGAATTTCCACAGTCTTCCTGGACTCAGATGAGGGAGGATGTGTTCTTTCCTTGACGTTTAGGAAGGTTCCTTGAGAGGGGTCCTGTAGcccctgctttttaatttttatttttttattgaagtagagttgattttcaTAGCCACTGTTTTAAAGTCCACATCTGAGCAGATCCTTTGGGAAGCTCTGCTGATCTGAGCAACCACATTGCAGAAACCCAGGCTCCCAAGTGGCTCAGAGTGAAAGGGGACGGGCAGTTGGCTGGGAGGAGAACGGATGGGCTGCGCGGGAGCAGATCCCTGCAGATCCTCACACCTCGATGCAGTGGAAACGTGCCCTGGCCACTTCCTATTAGGTGTAAGAGAGAGCAAATGTAAAATGGGCCttagtgaacttatttacaaaacagaaatagagttacagatgtagaaaacgaccttatggttaccagagggggagggataaattgggagattgggatggacatatacacactactatacataaaatctCTTTAAGCATCATAAGACCTTGGAAGAAACATACTACAAAAATCAGTATAAAAGGGTTAATAGttgaaaaaaaagggacttaGTGAAATGTGAGGGCAGCTGTGTACCCTTGTCAGTGGCTGAACTAAAGCTGGATGCTGCAGGGATCACCACGGTGCTGACCATGTCCACCATCATCACGGGTGTGAACGCCTCCATGCCCCGCGTGTCCTACATCAAGGCCGTGGACATCTACCTCTGGGTCAGCTTCGTGTTCGTGTTCCTCTCGGTGCTGGAGTACGCGGCCGTCAACTACCTGACCACCGTGCTGGAGCGGAAGCTGCAGGAGAAGGTGAGAGAAGTTTCATTCGTTTCCTTGTTGGAGCCCATGCTGCTGGTTGGATGAGAATGGCAGGAGGGAGCtttcatggagaaaagggagatgTTTGTGCAAAAGGAGGAGGATCCGTTTTAGAATATCCTAGCTTCCATCACAAAGGATCCCAGAAAGTAGAAAGTCTTTGGACAAAGACTAGGAAGACTTGGGTTCTTGGGTCCAACTCTGCCATTTAtgttgggcctcagtttcctcatctgttaaaaaaaagtataacagAACCCTCACCCCACCTTCCTCCCAGGGTTATTGTAAGGGTCACAGTACCCTTACAAAAATGTATATGAGAGTTGTTTTGAAACTGTGTGGTTCTAGATGCACATAAATTATCACTATCATTACTGAACCTGTCTAGGGAAAATGTCTCTACGTCCTGTGAACAGACAAGAGGAAAGTTCTAGCATAAAAAACTCCTGTATTTATCAGTGGTCTGGCCCAGTGAAAATTCAGCCACACACAACCTTAGCCTTTAGACTCATTGGAAATACTATGCTATCTATACGATACTGCACTATAGTAAAGTCTACTATGGGATGGAATGCAAATGGGGAATTCAGGGCAATGCACCTGGGCAGAGAGGGAAAATCTATTCATATGCGGACTCTTATTAAtcacattaagaaataaaatgccaACTTGTTACCAAATCCTTGCTAGTCATTGTACTGATCAAAATGGGTGTTTACCTAAAAGGTGTAGAGATCAGGGGACGTGAAAATTCCACATTTATGTGTGTCTAGCTGGCTGGGAGCTCCTTAGCAAAGGGAGCTTTAAATTTTAGGAAAGAGAACctgttgcctttttaaaaatagtcttttaatTCCCACATTATACCTGTTAAATATTTCCAGTTGTCTTCAAATATGCTAGATTGTTtaagagtttatattttaaattgtcttcAAAATACTTTTGCTTCAGCATTTGAGgatttgttcaattttttttttttttcccccagctggtgggatcttagttccccaaccagggatcgaacccaggcccttggcaatgaaagtgccaagtcctaacccctggaccaccggggaattccctcaAATTTTGATAATCTGTGCATTGATCATTATCAGATGCCTTTGGAATATACTTAAACACTTTTGATTTGTAATCTGTTAGGCTTTCCTTGTGTAGAGCTGTTCAAAAAATAGCAAAGCCTTCATCCGACAGATCTGCGCCCATGAACCATTAACAGCGCATAACGTGTACTCAGGCAGATCATTAACCTGTTACCATACAATGAGCCCGGTGTTTGCCAGTGATGATAGATGCTGGCTAAAGAGCAATGAGGAAATCATCCGTGGATAGTCCTTTGGGCTCCAAGTCTAGCTCCATGTCTATGGGAACAGACAGCCGGGAAGTGAGGGCTTGTTCTCCACTGTTGTCAAGCACGCGGTTGAAAGGCTGAGAAGCTGTGGCTGCTGGGGAGGCAGACCGGTGGGAGGACACGAAGTCTCTCTCCCGCCGCCCCACAGACAAACCACTGTTCACAGCGTTAACATGGCCCCCAGTGGAGCTGAGGGTCCCAAAGTGGGAGCCCAGGAGCACCTGGCCTGGATTCACCTTCTCAGCCTATTAAAGATGAAGATTAAGGACTGGACCCCAGATCTACGGGCTCAGAATCTCCGGAGATGGCACCCTGGAATTGGCCTTGCTGACAAGCTCCCAGGCAATTCTGATGCTCCCTGAGTTTTGACTTCTGCTCTGCAGAGGGCAAAGTTGACTGAAGCCTGCTAGGTTCACCATGGTTCAAAAGGGGACCCACGCTGCTTTGGGTTGAAGCCGGCAGGCAGAGTTTAGTTCTGCTCCCCTATATGTGCTTGAATTCTTTGGCTGATCATCCAGACCTGTCCAGCGCACCAGGTGCCACttaatttttcttagaaatgagctgatgtgggaaatagagattttCCATAATTTGGGGCATTTCCTGATTCTAACTCAAAATCttaaatgtctgtttttattttagcaGAAAGAATTGCAGTTTAGAGCAAGGAAAAAGAAGACCCATGTCTTACAAAAAAGAAGTCCCCAGTGATATAACAATATCTCACAATTTTACCAAAGTTTGGATGTGATTTTAGCTAAATGCAAAGAATTGAATAGATGACCTCTCACTGACCTTTTATCCTTAAAATCTATGAGTTAATTATTCTAGGAATGTATTAATGTGCTACTTAATTATTGTTGCTGATGGGACAAGACATAGAAATAGCAATGAAACAATCatgcctgattaaaaaaatagctcTCCAAACCACAGATTTCTTCAAGTGTAAAAATACTTCAAGTTATTCTGATTTGACATAAAATCATTCATCTATTTTTGCATTCTAAAGCTTCCTGGTATCCATCTGCGTATTTCAAGATCCATGACAATAGGAGGAAATGTgtgaaatgtcattatttcacttTCCCAGATGGAAAAACAGAGGCACCACAGGGCTGAGAGCCAGGTTAGAAACATATTAAAGCCAACAGGTTGAGAATAAACCCAAGGTCAGTTGGCTGGATCAGGCAGGCGTCATACCTTTGGCCAGCATCAGCCAAACACAAACCTTTTTTACTTGGGTATGTGAATCCTTGTTTAAATTTTCAATAATCTGTACATTGATTATCATCAAATACCTTTGGattatatttaaatacttttgaTTTATAATCCATTGGACTTTCCTGTATAGAGTCATTCAAAACATGCCAaagcctcggggcttccctggtggcgcagtggttaagaatctgcctgccaatgcaggggacacgggttcgagccctggtccgggaagatcccacatgccgtggagcatctaagcccatgcgccacaactactgagcctgcgctctagagcccgtgagccacagctactgagccggcGTGCCGCAACTGATGAAGcctacatgcctagagcccgtgctccgcaacaagagaagccaccgcaatgagaagcccgcgcaccgcaacgaagagtagccctcactcgccgctcaccgcaactagagaaagcccgcgtgcagcaacgaagacccaaagcagccaaaaataaataaataaataaaataaattaaaaaaaaaaaaagcaaagccttcatccaacaaatatgggTTCATGAACCAGCCGTTAACCGGCACCAGCTTTGCTGACTCAAACGGTGGGGAGGAGTTAAGACcattcccttccctccaccttaTAATTTCTTATATACATTTTCATACTCACAGAAATGGTTGAAAAAATAGGATACTATACATTCATACACCCTGCCCCTCCATCCAACATTGttgacattttgccatttttgtgTGAGCTTTTTCTCACATAAACATACTTTTGTTGGTGCAGCTGaaccattaaaaaatacatgacaggggaaaggggggagggggatacattaggagtttggggttaacaggtacgcactactatatataaaagagataaacaacaaggacctactgtatagtgcagggaactatcttgttataacctataatggagaagaatctgaaaaaacattttatgtatatgtgtatatctctctctctctctatatatatatatatctgaatcactttgttgtacacctgaaattatgcaacactgtaaatcaattatacttcaattttaaaaaaaacttggagGATTatccaagaaaaaatatataaataaaaaaataaaaataaaaatacatggtaGGTACCATGACCCTTTACCCTTAAGTGGAACTCTTTAGAATAAGGACACTCTCCTACCTAATCATCTTCTGATTCATGCACGCAGTGGTGGAGGTCCATGGCTGGAACCAGAAGAGGTGTGTTTAAAGTCCTGAATCTGACACTAACTGTCTGATCCCAGGAGAATTGTATAGCCTCTCTTGGTCTTAGTTTTTGCTTCTGCAATTGAGGGCATTTGGACTAAATCAGCGGTTCTGGATCCTGGCTGCAtagtagaatcacctgggagctgtaAATTAATTAGTCTAGAGTGGAGCCTTGGCATGGCCAGTTTAAAGAGCTCCCAAGGTGACTCCAATACACAGCCAGGATAGAGAATCGTTGGACAAA
Protein-coding regions in this window:
- the GABRR2 gene encoding gamma-aminobutyric acid receptor subunit rho-2 isoform X4 is translated as MDFTMTLYLRHYWKDERLVFPSTSNKSMTFDGRLVKKIWVPDVFFVHSKRSFIHDTTTDNIMLRVFPDGQVLYSLRITVTAMCNMDFSHFPLDSQTCSLELESYAYTDEDLMLYWKNGDESLKTDEKISLSQFLIQKFHTTSRLAFYSSTGWYNRLYINFTLRRHIFFFLLQTYFPATLMVMLSWVSFWIDHRAVPARVSLGITTVLTMSTIITGVNASMPRVSYIKAVDIYLWVSFVFVFLSVLEYAAVNYLTTVLERKLQEKFPCMCGILHSRTMMLGGSCSESEANSLAGYPRSHILTEEERQDKIVAHLALSSESNSSRKKGLLKGQVGLRIFQNTHAIDKYSRLIFPASYIFFNLIYWSVFA
- the GABRR2 gene encoding gamma-aminobutyric acid receptor subunit rho-2 isoform X3, producing MKPGLGVWPRFSKIQSLASAASWDFTMTLYLRHYWKDERLVFPSTSNKSMTFDGRLVKKIWVPDVFFVHSKRSFIHDTTTDNIMLRVFPDGQVLYSLRITVTAMCNMDFSHFPLDSQTCSLELESYAYTDEDLMLYWKNGDESLKTDEKISLSQFLIQKFHTTSRLAFYSSTGWYNRLYINFTLRRHIFFFLLQTYFPATLMVMLSWVSFWIDHRAVPARVSLGITTVLTMSTIITGVNASMPRVSYIKAVDIYLWVSFVFVFLSVLEYAAVNYLTTVLERKLQEKQKELQFRARKKKTHVLQKRSPQ
- the GABRR2 gene encoding gamma-aminobutyric acid receptor subunit rho-2 isoform X1; translation: MKPGLGVWPRFSKIQSLASAASWDFTMTLYLRHYWKDERLVFPSTSNKSMTFDGRLVKKIWVPDVFFVHSKRSFIHDTTTDNIMLRVFPDGQVLYSLRITVTAMCNMDFSHFPLDSQTCSLELESYAYTDEDLMLYWKNGDESLKTDEKISLSQFLIQKFHTTSRLAFYSSTGWYNRLYINFTLRRHIFFFLLQTYFPATLMVMLSWVSFWIDHRAVPARVSLGITTVLTMSTIITGVNASMPRVSYIKAVDIYLWVSFVFVFLSVLEYAAVNYLTTVLERKLQEKFPCMCGILHSRTMMLGGSCSESEANSLAGYPRSHILTEEERQDKIVAHLALSSESNSSRKKGLLKGQVGLRIFQNTHAIDKYSRLIFPASYIFFNLIYWSVFA
- the GABRR2 gene encoding gamma-aminobutyric acid receptor subunit rho-2 isoform X2, with product MTLYLRHYWKDERLVFPSTSNKSMTFDGRLVKKIWVPDVFFVHSKRSFIHDTTTDNIMLRVFPDGQVLYSLRITVTAMCNMDFSHFPLDSQTCSLELESYAYTDEDLMLYWKNGDESLKTDEKISLSQFLIQKFHTTSRLAFYSSTGWYNRLYINFTLRRHIFFFLLQTYFPATLMVMLSWVSFWIDHRAVPARVSLGITTVLTMSTIITGVNASMPRVSYIKAVDIYLWVSFVFVFLSVLEYAAVNYLTTVLERKLQEKFPCMCGILHSRTMMLGGSCSESEANSLAGYPRSHILTEEERQDKIVAHLALSSESNSSRKKGLLKGQVGLRIFQNTHAIDKYSRLIFPASYIFFNLIYWSVFA